The sequence below is a genomic window from Flavobacterium lipolyticum.
TTGGTGTGCTTTTATCTAATTTGCGTGCTGTATAACGCACTGTAGGTTCTTCAGATTTAAAAATATCAGTGTTCGACATATTAAATTCCTCGCGGATCTTTGCAACCTTGTCAAATTTGTAGTTTTTAATCGCTGTAGACGACAATTTCTCTTTACAGATGGTTTCACCTGTCACGACAATTTCGATGAGTAATTTGGCCTTCATTAAGCGCAAAACAGCTTTTGTTTGCAAATCATCCAAAAAAGCGAGCTCTTCGTAGAACTCTTTTACTTTTTTAAATTTCTGAATTTCGGCCATTTTATTCAAAAGATCCGTAACCAGTTTGTCCATTGGTTTAAAAAAATAATCATAAGCTGCCACTACCCTTTCCTGTACAAAAAAGAGATCGACAGTTTCTTTATTGAAAATTTTATTAAGCTGATTAACGAATTTTTGTGCAGGATCTGCTAACGAATCTATTATTTCTAAACGCTTATGTGCCCAAGCAGCATGCTTTGATTTTTCAGAAGCAACTGCATTTTCGTTATAACTAAAACGGTGATTGCGCCATTCCTGAGCCAAATCAGCCCAATTAAAACTACTAATCAAATAGTTATGAATAAAATTTTTAGTTTCAAAATGCAAGGAGTTTTTCAAAACTTCTTCGCTTGCTTTGTTCAAAGCATAATCCATCACATCCTGATCGTTCGAAATACCATTCATTTGCAGCGGAGACAACAAAATAAGCCCGTTTAAGGACGTTAAACGCGATAATGCTACATAGGCTTGTCCGGGTAAGAAAACTTGCGATACATCGAGCGCAGCTTTCTCAAAAGTTAACCCCTGGCTTTTATGCACCGTAATTGCCCATGCCAGCTTAAGTGGATAATGTGCAAATGTGCCCAAAACTTCTTCTTCAACTTCTTTGGTGAGATCGTTTACTTTGTATCGGATATTTTTCCATTCGTACTTTTCAACTTCAATGGTTTTATCCTCCTCAGGAAAATGTATGAATATTTCTTCGGCCGAAAGTGACTTTACAACGCCCATTTTTCCGTTGAAATAACGTTTTTCAAAAGACAAATCATTTTTGACAAACATAACCTGAGCACCCACTTTAAGCTTTAGATTTTCCTCAACCGGAAAAATTTTCTCCGGAAAATCCCCCACAATAAACGGCTGATAAGCGAATTCATTTCCGGCTAAATCGCCAATTGCCTGCTCATTAATCGAATCGGCTTTGGCATTATGCGTGGTAAGTGTAATATATCCGGGATTATTCTTTAAGTCAAAATCAGGTTTCACATATTCATTTAAAACCTGAATATCCTGAGGTGTAATCTGATTGTTTCGAAGATTATTCAAAACCGAAATAAAAGTATCATCTGACTGACGATAAATCTTTGATAATTCAATATATAACGGCGGATATTGCTGAATTACATGCGAATGAAAAAAGAATTTTCCTTTGTAATAATTGCGCAAAGTTCGCCATTCTTCATCTCTGATAACCGGCGGAAGCTGTAACAAATCGCCAATAAAAAGTACCTGAACACCACCAAAAGCACGGGTACTTTTGCGTACGGTCTGCATCATAAAATCAATGGCATCCAACAGATCAGCGCGTAACATACTGACTTCATCGATAATCAAAAGCTCCATATTCCTGATTACGTTACGCTTCACATTATTCATTTTAAAGTGTCGACGTAAAGTTTCCTTATTCTCAAACTTCACTGTTTCAGTAAACTGAGAAGCCTCTTCGTATGATGGAATAAAGGCTGAAAATGGTAACTGAAACATCGAGTGAATCGTAACACCTCCGGCATTCAGCGCCGCAATTCCGGTTGGAGCCACAACCACAGTATTTTTATGCGTAGTGGCAATAATTTCACGCAAAAGTGTAGTCTTCCCGGTCCCCGCTTTACCGGTCAGGAAAATAGATTTTTGCGTTTGATTGATGAATTGTAAAGTATAAGCTGCTGCTTCTGAAACGTTTTGCATTAGGCGTAAATTGAGAGCTAAAAGTATCGTATTTTTATAAAAGAAAAAACCTAAATCTTGACAGATTTAGGTTTTTAAATTTAGTTAGTTAGTTTGGTATTATTTTTTAGCTTCCTCTTTTACAGCTGGTTTTTCTTCTGTTTTTGGAGTCGCTTTATATTTGTCATTCAAAGCTTTAACGATATCTTTTGTGATATCGAATTTCTCTTCAGCATACAAAATTGAAGCAGCATCTCCAGTACCATAGATATAAGAATAACCGTTTTTC
It includes:
- a CDS encoding helix-turn-helix domain-containing protein, with the protein product MQNVSEAAAYTLQFINQTQKSIFLTGKAGTGKTTLLREIIATTHKNTVVVAPTGIAALNAGGVTIHSMFQLPFSAFIPSYEEASQFTETVKFENKETLRRHFKMNNVKRNVIRNMELLIIDEVSMLRADLLDAIDFMMQTVRKSTRAFGGVQVLFIGDLLQLPPVIRDEEWRTLRNYYKGKFFFHSHVIQQYPPLYIELSKIYRQSDDTFISVLNNLRNNQITPQDIQVLNEYVKPDFDLKNNPGYITLTTHNAKADSINEQAIGDLAGNEFAYQPFIVGDFPEKIFPVEENLKLKVGAQVMFVKNDLSFEKRYFNGKMGVVKSLSAEEIFIHFPEEDKTIEVEKYEWKNIRYKVNDLTKEVEEEVLGTFAHYPLKLAWAITVHKSQGLTFEKAALDVSQVFLPGQAYVALSRLTSLNGLILLSPLQMNGISNDQDVMDYALNKASEEVLKNSLHFETKNFIHNYLISSFNWADLAQEWRNHRFSYNENAVASEKSKHAAWAHKRLEIIDSLADPAQKFVNQLNKIFNKETVDLFFVQERVVAAYDYFFKPMDKLVTDLLNKMAEIQKFKKVKEFYEELAFLDDLQTKAVLRLMKAKLLIEIVVTGETICKEKLSSTAIKNYKFDKVAKIREEFNMSNTDIFKSEEPTVRYTARKLDKSTPKAEKKTTIEETHDLWLEKNSVQDIARIRKLTVQTVEMHLVKLIQAKKVEISDVLPYDKILALREAFEFYSEESLSPLKEKYGDEFTWDELKMFKASIN